The window AGACGGAGATGCTCGGGCGAACCGTCGGGAACCATCCGATCGAGGCACTCGAGCCCGTTGTCGACCTCGAGTCGATCGTCCGTGCCAGAGCGACCGTCGCCGGGGTCGCCGTCGAAGCCCCCGTTCGAACGTACGCGAGCGAACTGGCCGGCTACACCCGTGAACACGCCCAGATCGGCGCGAGTCCGCGTGGAACCATCGCCCTCCTGCGGGCCGCCCAGGCGCGAGCGATTCTCGACGACCGGGAGTACGTCATCCCCGACGACGTGCAGCACGAGGCTCCGTACTGTTTCGCCCACCGGATCAAACCGGCCTCGAGTTCGGGCAACCAGGAGCGAGACGGCGTCGCCATCGTCGAGGACGCCCTCGAGCGCGTCCGAGTGCCATGAGGTTGTCCAGGCGCGGCTGGGCTGCTCTCGGCGTGATCGCGTTCTGTCTCCTCATGGGGGCGCAGTTCGGGTCGCGGGCACTCGACGCCGTTGTCGCACCGCTGGTGCTCATCCTCGCAGCGGGCGTCGTCACCGCTTACCGCACGACTCGTCCAGAGATCGATCGACTTCCGATCGAGGAGGGCTATCCCAACGAACGCCGGACGGTCGAACTCGCCGTCGAGGTCGAAACGCCGCTGTCGGCGACCGTCGTCGACGCCCTTCCCGACGGTGTCTCGGCCGTCGACGGACGGAACGCAGTCGAGACCACGTTGCTCGACGGCGAGCCCATTCGCTACGAGATCGACCTCGAGTCCCGCGGTCAGCACGCGGTCGGCCCACTGACGGTGACCATCACCGATCTGTTCGGCCTGGTCGAACGCCGGTTCAGGTACGCCCAGACGAGCGACGTCCTCGTCTACCCGCGGGTGTACGATCTTCGAGGCGGCGCGAAACACGACCTCCAGTTACTTCGGGACGCCGTCGGACGGTACGACCGCGAGGAGTTCGATCACCTCCGGGAGTACGAGCGCGGTGACTCGCTCCGTGACATTCACTGGAAATCCGCCGCCAAGCGCGCCGACGGCGAACTCGTCGTCAAGGAGTTCGTCGCAGATGGCCGCGTCGGCTCGGTGGAACTCACCGCCGAGTGTACCCCCGGCTACGCCGACGACCTCGCGACGGCCGTCGCCAGCGTGGCGACCTACCTCCTCCGGGAGGAGGTCGCCGTTGGGGTCGCACTTCCGGAGGCAACGCTCGAGGCCGAAACCGGGGAGCGCCACCAGCTCGAGATGCTCCGACGGTTGGCCGTTCTCGAGCCTGGCGAGGCCGACGACCGAGCGCGAACCGGCGCGGACGTGTTGATCCAGGCGGATACGACCGGTGTGGTCGTGATCGTCGAGGGCCACGAGATTCCGTTCGAGCGACTCAGCGGGCGTATTGACCCGGATACGGTTGCGGGACGGGGTGCGGACGAATCGGCGACCAGCCGGGAACCTGGCTCGAGCGACGATCGATCGAACGCGGGAACGGGAACGGGGGTGTCGGCACACGCATGAGTACCGACTCCCGAACCGTCCCCCGAACGGTATCGACGTCGCTCGAGGAGACGGTCGACGCGTCGGTGTTCAGAACGCTGGCACTGGCCGGCATGATCGTGTTGACGGGCGCGTACGTGCACGTGCTGGCGGACATCACGCGAACGGTCGGTGGTACCCAGTCGCTGTACCTCCTCGTCCTGACGATGGCCGTCACGGCGACGGTGCTCGCCCACGCGATCCAGCCGCGAACCGCTCTCGCGATCGGGCTCGGTGCTGGAGCGATCGGCTTTCTGTACTACCTCGAGGCGACCGGTCACGGGGCTGGTGCGATGATCTTGCAGGCGGACACGTTCCTCTCGGATACGATTACGCTGGCGACCGGGATGTCGATTCTCCAGATGGTCGAAGCAGGAATATGGACGCTCGGGTTCGCTCCGGGGCCGGTGTTTCTGTCGTGGTATCTCGTCATGCGCGAGCGCTACGCGTTGAGCGTCGTTCCGGGTGGAATCGCGCTGGTCTTCCTGGTGTTGACGACGGACGCGACGACCGGGGTGACGGTCGTCGGCGTCGTCGGCGGCATCGCCGCAGTCGGTTTCGGTGAACTCGACCACCGTGGCGGGACGATCGCCCAGGCGGACGTGCTGGCGATTCTGTTCGCGGTGATCGTCGTCCTCTCGATGACGATCACGTTCGTCCCCGGTGGGGCAGCAAGTCCGACGTTCCTGGTCGACAGTGGCCCGAGCACGCTCGACGGCGCGATCGACAGCGACCCGGATCGGACGTCGATCAGCGGGTCGGTCGATCTCTCCCCAGAGGTTCACTTCACGGTCGTGAGCGAGGAACCGACCTACTGGCGAACGGGGGTGTACGACCGCTATACGGGCGACGCCTGGGTCAGAAGCGGGCCAGACGATAGCTACAACACTGCTGGACTACCCACACCGGAGGGCGAATACGACACCGTCAGACAGACGGTCACGATCGAACGCCAACTCCACGTGATGCCCGTTTCGCCCCACCCGACGGCGATCGAGGGCGACATCGCCGAGCACGTCAGCGTCACCGATCACGGCCAGCCGATGCCCGACGGCCCGGTCATCGAGGGCGACACCTACAACGTCGAGAGCGCCGTCATCCGGGCCGACCCCGAGGAACTCACGAACGCGGGCACCGACTACCCCGAGCACGTCACCGACTACTACCTCCAGACGCCGGAGACGCTCTCCTCGGAGTTCGAGACGGCAACCGCCGACATCGTCGGCGACGCCGAGACGCCCTATGAAAAGGCCGTGGCCATCGAGCAGCACTTCCACGACGAGTACGACTACTCCCTCGAGGTCGACCGCCCAGGCGGCAACGCCGCGGAGGAGTTCCTCTTCGAGATGGACGAGGGTTACTGCGTCTACTTCGCGACGACGATGGCCCAGATGCTCCGTGCAGAGGAGATCCCTGCCCGGTACGTCACGGGATACACGTCGGGTCAGCAGGTCGACGATCACGAGTACGTCGTCCGCGGCCTCGATGCCCACGCCTGGGTCGAGGTGTACTTCCCCGAGCACGGCTGGGTCGCTTTCGAGCCGACCCCGTCGTCCGAGCGCGACACCACCCACCAGGAGCGCCTCGAGCAGGCTCGCGAGGACGGCGAAGCGAACGTCGACACCGATACCAGCGAGGACGTCCCGGCTGACGGTATCGAGGACGAAGAGCCCGACATTCCGGAGCCTGACGACGACTTCGAAGACATCATCGATCAAAACGACTCCGACAGCAATCAGTCGTCTCCGGGCATGACGCCTGGATACGAAGGACTCGATCCGGGTGGCGAAGGCGGGACGACGGACGGGAGCGATCTGCTCGAGCCAAGCGACCCCGGATCGGGGCTCCCTGATTCCGATGCGGGCACCGACGGGGCAGAGGAGGAGGACGAGGGTATCCCCGTCGCCCCCGGTGACCTCCTCCTCGGCGTCGCGCTCTTCATCGGCGTCGCTGCCGGCGTTCGCCGCTCGGGAGTTCCCTCCCTGGTCAACCGGGAGGTACGGCTGTACTGGCACGGGTTCCGCGCGGATCCGGTCGCCGACACCGAGCGGGCGTACGACCGTCTCGAGGTACTCCTGGCCCGGCGGTACCGCCCGCGAAAACGGGGGGAATCACCGCGACAATATCTGGAATCGCTGCGCCTGTTCGGCACCGTCGATCCCCGCGCCCGACGGGTCACCAAACTGTACGAACAGGCCCGATACGGTGGCGGCGTCGACCGCGAGGCGGCCGACGAAGCCGTCTCACTGGTCTCCGAACTCGCGCGTGAACAGACGCCAGTCGTGGGACGGCTGTGGCGGTGATTGGTTCGGGTGGCCAATCGAGTCCGTGGGTGTGCTGGAGTCGACTCCTCCGAGCAGTAACCGGTTACTCATCGCCGACTCGAGTTGGCTTTGACTCGAGTCTCGATGCGTGCGCCTCGAGCGTGATCTGGATGCCACTCGCGGCGTGTCGATTTCGTCGGTCGTGAATTTCTCGCGTGGAGCGTGCCGAAGCGTCTGTCGCCCGCTTACCAGAGCTGTGCCTGTGGCGTTCCACACTCCTCACAGAGTGCCGCCAGGTTACCTTTGTACCGGTCGCGAACCAGCGATCCCGCTCGACAGCTCGGACAGCGTCTCCCTTCGAGCGCGCTGAGTAACTGTCGGCCGTCGCCATTGGTTGCTGCCATTACACGATGGACAGTGCGTTCCCGAGAAGTCCTTGGCCTTGCCAGTGCCGGCCCTGGGCTGCTAATCGACACCCGTGAGGCACTGATCGATACCCGTAAACTCGAGGGGGCTCGAGTAACCCTATGCGCCACTTCGTGTTGCTGGCACATGACGTCCCCATCGACGGCGAGTTCTCCCTCGACGACCTCGCGGGCGGAGCGGGTCGACTCGATGCCATCGCTCGCTCGATCACCGCGTCGTTCGTCACCTCACACGGCATTCGAACCGACGTTCGAGTACACGTCGTCGTCCGGGATCAGTTCACGATCACGTTCGACGGCGCTGAACTCCGGCGGCTCAACCCAGACGAACGAAGCACGGCGGCGCTGGTCAGAAACGCCCTCGAGCAGCGCGAGGAAGCGATCGGCGCACTGCCAGCCGAACCAGGCCCGGGGATCGAACTCTATCGACGCGGGTTCGAGGCGACACTCGAGCAGGTCGGATCGGCGGGAACGGTCGTCCAGCTTTACGAGGATGGGGAGGCAATCGTCGACGTGTCCCCGGAGACGCTCGTCGATCCCGTGTTCGTCCTCTCGGATCATCACGACTTCACCGACGAGGAGGCGAACGTGCTCGAGACAGCGGTCGACCGGCGACTCCGACTCGGCCCGACGGTGCTCCACGCCGATCAGGCGATCACGGTTGCTCACCACTATCTCGACACGGACGGCTACGCGCAGTTTTGAGGTTTCAGCGTGATTTTTTGAACTTGGTCACGCACCCGATTCGCGAACGTGAGACGAAGCGCAAAGCCCTAAACCCCACCAGCGAATGTACTCATCGAACCCGACATGTCCACACGGAAGCGCCTCGTCGTCGTCTGTGGTCTCCCCGGCACCGGAAAAACCACCGTCGCGGGCGAACTCACCGACCGACTCGAGGCCGACCTCGTCCGTACCGACGTCGTCCGCAAGGATTGTTTTCCGGATCCCGACTACACCCCCGAGGAGACGCGTGCGACCTACGAGGAGACGCTTTCGCGGGCCGCCACGACGCTCGAGCAGGCGGGAGTCGCGGTCGTGGATGGCACGTTCCGGCGGGAGTCCCTACGCGAGCAGGCACGCGCGGTTGCCGAGGCTGCCGACGCCCGGTTCGATCTGGTTCGGGTGACGTGTGAGACGGACGTCGTCCGGGAACGGATCGCCGAACGGGAGGGTGATGCGAGCGATGCGGACTTCTCGGTCTACACGCTTCTCGAGTCCGAGTTCGAGCCGCCCGAAGAATCGCATCATAGCATCGATAATTCGGGCTCGCTCGAGACGACCCTCGAACAATTGTCGGCGATCTGTGCGACGCTCGAGGCTCGTGCGCCCTGATTAGTATCGAAATCGCCACTATTCGCAAACGTTAAACTGCCAGCTAGCCTGCCCTCGAGTGCGGGCCGGTGGGGTAGCTTGGCATCCTTCGGCCTTCGGGTGGCCGTAACCGCAGTTCGAATCTGCGCCGGCCCATCATTCTTTCCGCATTTCACGACGACGAGCGGAGCGAGGAGTTCGAAATGCGGGCGATGATGACGTCGTGCAGATTCGAGCAGGGAAGTCGCAAGCGCTCGAGCGTAGCGAGAGCGACCGTCTTCCCGTGTTCGATATCTGCGCCGGCCCCTCGTCTCGGTATATAACTGAAAAATAGGTAGTGACCCAAACGACGAAGCTGGCAATTGGGCTCTCGAGGAGCGTTCCGATACGCGTCGTTGACGTGTGCGATATGCTTCGATTTATGTAGCTATTTGATATACAAATCGAAGTAATTGTGGTGTGTTGTGAGCTCTTCTCTTCGAAGCCAGTCGCCTTCGAGCAGCCGATCGTGCCAGTTCCTTTTGATGGGTTTGTCAGAACGCCCTAATGGTGACTACTGGTATCACGGAACGGAGCCACTGATGCCAGCACGCGAGTCACTCGAGTCACGAACCAGACGAGCCGTTCTGCAGGCCGCTGCGGGCGCGTTGGGCGTCGCAGCCATCGGCAGTACGGCGGTAGCGCACAAGGAATCGACCAACGGCGGAACCGGCGATCAGTTCGACGGAGAGCGGCGAGACGCCGCGGCGAACACCGAAGTCGTCGGCTACCACAGCGCCGGCGGCGTCGGCTCCGCCTCCCTCGCCGGGCGACCGGAGGATCCCCACTACGGCGGGTTCAGCGAACTCCGGATCCACGACGACCTGGCGTTCGCGTCCGTCTTCTCCTCGCGTGACGAGACGCCGGACAGGGGGTTAGCGATCTTCGACGTGAGCGACTTCACGCGAGCCGAGTCCCGGAGCGAACTCGAGTCGGTCGACATCAACTGTCTCTCCTTTTTCCGGAACGAGAACGACGCCGCGGCGGTGATGGACGTGAAAGTGAGCGACGACGGGCAGTACGCGTTTCTCTCGAAGCAGCCGCTCACGGCGCTGTTCGGGGAGGTCGACGGCTCGAGCGGGACGGACGACCACGACGGCGGTGCCGACGCGGCGGCACTCGAGGTCGTCGACGTCTCCGATCCGGGGAACCCCGAGTTCGTCACCCAGACGACGCTCTCGGTGTGGACGCTCGGGCCGCACAACGCCTGGTACCACCAGATCGGTGGCCGCGAGTACGTCTTCACCGCCCACGGCGAGGACGGCGTCACCGGCGGGATCAACGTCTTCGCGTTCGACCGCGAATTGGGGACGCTCGAGCACGTCAACTGGTGGAACTACGACAGCGAACTCGCCGAGCCGGAAGTCGGCACCGAGGGCGGCTCGACCTACGTCCACGACGTCGTCGTCCAGGACGACCCCCGGTACGGGATTCCGATCCTGTACGACGCCAACTGGGACGCTGGCACGCGGCTTCTCGACGTGAGCGATCCGACGGACATCGAGGAACTGGGGGTCTTCGAGATGGAGCGCGCCCACCACACCGTCCCCGTACCGACGCTCCTCGGGGGCAAGCGCGTGTTCGTCGCAGGTCACGAGACGCCCGCGAGCCACGCGGATCAGGGGCACGTCCGCACCGACGGCGAGTCCGGTCACTACTACCTGGTTGACGCTGACCCGCTCGACGCGGTGATCGAAGGCGAGGCCGACCCTACCTATCTCGGCATCTCCTCGACGCTCCTCGAGGACGGCGTCGAACCGGCGAGTCGAGAGGCGTTTGAGATGTACGATCCGGAGGCGAAACCGGCGACCGAACTCGACCACTGGATCCTCCTCGAGTCGACCGATCAGACGTTCGACGAAACGCCCGGCTTCGAACACGAAGCCGCGGACGACGACTGGGAGTACGAGGGCTTCGACGACTTCAACCTGAGTGCACACAACCTCGATATCGACACGGACGGCACCGTCGTCGCGGGCCACTACCACGCCGGCACGCGGTTCCTGCGGATCACCGACGACTTCGACCTCGAGGAGACCGGCTACTCCCGCGTCGGCCCCGACGTGCCCGAGGACGCGACGCTCGGGGAACTCACGACCGGAACCCCGTTTCACTGGTCGGCCGTGATCCGGAACGGCGTCACCGTCTCGAGTGGGATCAACGGGGGGCCACAGACGATCGCTCACGACGAGATCGAGGTGGGTACCGACACGCCGGTCGACCTCGAGATCGAACGCGAGGCGGACGCCTCGCTGTTCACCGCCGGCCAGACGAGCCAGGTTCGCGTCCACGTGGACGCTGACGAACCCGTCCGCGTCCGGGATCGGATTCCCGTCGACTGGGAGGTCGTTGCCGGGGACGTCACCGTCGAGGAGCTCGAGGGGTACCGCACGGTCGTGACCTTCGACCACGAAGTCGAGGAAGGGACGCTCCGGTACTACGTGGAGGTTCCCGACGACGCCACGGGCCAGTACGCCGTTGGCCCCCTCGAGTACGCCCGCCCGGATGTCGACGCGCCGTACGGTGGGGGCGTCTCGGTGAACAACCGACTCTGGCGCAAGGAAAACGGCGAAGTCGACGAGGCGACCGTGCTCGGACTGGATCTGTGATGATCTCGGGGAGTGCGAATCGGCACCGCTCCTCGGTGTGATCGTCGAGGCTACTCGCTACTGTCGCTCCGTACGTCTGCTCTTTCACCTACTCCAGCCACTTACTCCTCGAGGCCACCGTATCGACACCGGGACTATACAGATAGCGGGGCTCGCCATCGGGTTTCGTGAATCCGTTCGCCTCGAAGAGCGTGTTCTCCTCGAGGACGACGTCGACGTCGTAGAGCGGCCACTGTTCGTGGTCGATTTCGGCGTATCGAAGCGTGCCATCCTGGGCTTCGGTGTAGTACCGTCTCCGGTCAGTCAGAAAGCTCGCGAGGGTTCCAGGGGCAGCGTGGAACGCGGTTCCCGTGGGCTCGTAGCTCGCCCGAAAGTGAACCGGTCTGGAACCGGGGTGTCGTCTGCGACTCCGGAACCTGATGCGACCGCTGCTTGCACGGATATCGATACTGGCGTAGTAGTACGGCAGGTGATGGAAGAGCCTGGCGCCGAGGACGGCCAGCAACCCGTCCGCATCGAGGCTGAAAAAGTAGACACCAGGGTTGGCGCCGTAGCGAACGTAGGTGCGAAGGTTGAGTTCGGGGAGGCCGATCCCGATGCCGGCCGGGGCGACTCGAGGGCGGACGTCGACGTTCGTAAAGGGAACGACCGAGAGCCAGGCCGCCCCGTCGAACGCCTCGAGGGTGAGGGCGTCGGGGACGGCCGGTTCGACGAGAGCAGGGTCGACTGGCCAGTTGGCAAAGAGCAGGTGACGCCAGCCCATGTGGAGGGAGACGACCATCGTCTGTAGGTCTTCCACGCCAGGGGACAAGATGGTGTCACCAATTTTCGGGAATCACGACCGTCGTCTGTGGTCGATACAGCCGAAGTCGGCGTCGCTGAGACTCGAGTCACAGCCAAGGGACGTTACTCGAGTCACTTTCGCGATTTTCCTGTCCACCCGACAGAAGCTGTACGAATCGTCTCGAGCCCGACTGATAAACTATCTTTGTTATAAATTAGTAGATTTACTAGGCGAAAAACGGAATATAATGTCACTCGGATATTATCCTATGTTTACAAACATAGAATTTTATATACTGTGATGTTGGATGTTACCTCGAACCATGGCAGAATATCACGCACATGGCTGTACCGACACGGAACACACCGGTAGCTGCGGGCAACCGGCTGATATGGACTGGGTGGAGACGAAGATCGATCGACGAAAGCTGACGCTCACGCCTGAGGAGTTCGAGGAACGGGCTCGAGAACACGCCAGAGTACCGGAAGACGAGAACCCTGGCGGTGACGGACTCAGCCGACGATCGGTACTCGGCAAGGCGGCCGGAGTCGCGGCCGCCGGCCTCGCCGCTCCGGTCGTGCTCTCGGGGAACGTCGCCGCCCACGGTACCGACGAGCCGATTTACACGACCTCCAACCTGAACATCCGCGATCACCCCAGCCTCGGCGGAAACGTCGTCAAAACCGCTGAGGAGGGGACGGGCATGATCATCGATGGTGGCCCATGGGACAACGACGGCTACCGCTGGTGGCAGGTGCGGATCAACGGCTGTGGCAACGATAACAGTCGCGTGACGGGCTACTGTGCCGAGGACTGGACGGCCCATCCCAACTTCTCGTACGGAACCTGGGGGTACGTCTCCTCGATCTGGGGCGACGACCGCTCCCACGGCTACCACCGGGGAATCGACATCGCGAACGATTCTGGAACGGCGATCTTCTCCAGTCGTCAGGGTACCGTCACCTACGCCGGCTGGGCGAGTGGCTACGGGAACGTCATTTACATCGACCACGGCGGCGGGTTCGAAACACGGTACGCGCACCTCTCGAACTTCCACGTCAACCAGGGCGACTGGGTGAGCGCTGGTCAGCGTATCGGGGACATGGGGTGTACGGGGAACTGTTCCGGCCCGCATCTCCACTTCGAGGTTCGCGTGAACGGATCGGATCAGAACTGGCCACAGGTTCGACACGCCCAGCAGTGGCTCAATACGGCTATCCCGCGAGATTGGGGACTCGGTGCCGTCTATCCGGGGTATCCGTACTGACAGCTCGAGTTCGAACACGAACGGCACAACCCCGTCAACGCCCGCCATAACGGCGGCTGCTGACGCTATTCGCGTGTCAAAGGTTACTTACCCACGGCTCCGCTCTAGAGAGACAATGAGTCAGGAGGGCGACCAGGAGGGATCCGACCGGAAGAAATACGAGTTCCGGAAGGTCATCGAAGATCTCAACAATTTCGAAGGGTCGGGCACGCAACTCGTGACGATCTACGTCCCCGAAGACCGACAGATCAGCGACGTGGTCGCACACGTCACCCAGGAACACAGCGAAGCCGCGAACATCAAGTCCAAACAGACCCGGACGAACGTCCAGGACGCGCTGACGAGCATCAAGGATCGACTGCGCTACTACGACAACTTCCCGCCGGAAAAGGGGATGGTACTCTTTTCGGGTGCCGTCGACTCCGGTGGCGGCCAGACCGAGATGGTCACCCGCGTCCTCGAGAGCCCACCCCAGCCCGTCGAGTCCTTCCGCTATCACTGCGACTCGGACTTCCTGACTGACCCCCTCGAGTACATGCTCGAGGATCACGGATTGTACGGTCTGATCGTGCTCGACCGGCGCGAGGCGAACGTCGGCTGGCTCAAAGGAAAGCGCATCGAGCCCGTTAAATCCGCCTCCTCGCTCGTTCCCGGCAAGCAGCGAAAAGGTGGCCAGTCCGCCCAGCGGTTCGCCCGCCTGCGACTCGAGGCGATCGACAACTTCTATCAGGAGGTGGCGGGAATGGCGAACGACCTGTTCGTCCCGAAGCGCCACGAACTCGACGGCGTCCTCGTTGGCGGACCCTCCCCGACGAAAGACGAGTTCCTCGACGGTGACTACCTCCACCACGAAATCCAGGACACGGTGCTCGGAAAGTTCGACGTCTCCTACACCGACGAGTCGGGACTCAAGGATCTCGTCGACAACGCAGGCGAGGCCCTCGCCGACGCCGAGGTGATGAAGGACAAAACGCAGATGGAGCGCTTTTTCAAGGAGCTTCACAGCGGGGAACTCGCCACGTACGGGTTCGAGCAGACTCGCACCAACCTCGTGATGGGGTCGGTGGAGAACCTGCTGATCAGCGAGGATCTGCGCAAGGACGTCGTCACCTTCGACTGTGGTGACTGTGGCAACACCGACTACGAACTCATCGACCGACGAAAGGCGACGCCGTCTCACAGCTGTAGCGAGTGTGGGAGCGACGTCGAGGCGACCGAGGACGACCGCGAGGACGCGATCGAGCACCTGATTAACATCGCCGAACAGCGCGGCACCGAGACGAAATTCATCTCGACTGACTTCGAGAAGGGCGAACAGCTCTACAACGCCTTTGGCGGGGTTGCGGGTATTCTGCGGTACAATACGGGCGTCTAACAGACTCCTCACTCGTCGGTGGGCGTCTGAGTCGTCGCCTTCGGCTACACGATACTACCGTCTCGGTTACACCGCACTCGAGTCGCTCGCCGACCATCTGCTCGCAGGTCACGTGACCGAGACCTTTTCCTCACGGCCACTCGTGGCCCTACTAGATGGCGTCTCCATCACGCTCCAATCCGCTCGAGACGATTTCCCGCCGGTACGATCTGTTAGCGGCACTCGAAGCCGACCCGGGGACGAAAGCCGACCTCGAGGCAACGACCGACTCGTCGAGATCGACGGTCGATCGGGGCGTTCGCGAACTCATGACGTTCGGCTTACTCGAGCGAGACGAGGGGCGACTCCGGTTGACTATGGCCGGCCGACTGGCACTCTCGGCGTTTCGGGACGCCAGAAACGCACTCGAGTCGGTCGTCGACGTCAGTCACCTTCTGGCGGCCGTTCCAACTGATGCGCCGCTGTCGATGGCGTTGCTCGAGGGAGCGACGATCCACGAACCCTCCCGTCTGACTCCGAACCAGCCGCTCGAGACGATCGCAAACCGGTTACAGGATGCCGTTCGATTTCGCGGCATTGCGGCGACGGAGCCGATTCCACAGTTTCGACGGATTTTGACCGAACGAACGATCGCTGGCCACCTCGACGCGGAGGTCGTCTTTACCGACGAGTTGCTCTCGTTCGTGCTGGACGACCACGGCGCGTCACTCGAGCGAGTATTTCAGACGGGTCGATTCCACGGTCACGTCGTCGAGTCGATCCCGTACGGACTCGTGCTGCTGGAGACGACGACAACCGCCTACACGTTCGTCGTGGTAACCGACGACGGCGAGACGGTGGGCGTTATCGAGAACGATTCGGAGGCAGCCTACGAGTGGGGGAGCGACGTGTTCCGACGGTTTCAGGCGGCAGGGGTTCGACTGCCGTCCGGTGGGGAGACGTAGCGAGTCGGGTGTCCTGGGCCGACGCGCTCGAGGATCGGGGCCTCGAGATCAGCATGCCCGAATCAGCATGCCATAGGAAGAACGACCCGTCGGGTGATTTTTCACTATAGGCTGTGAACGACTCGGCAATGAGTGCACAGGCATCTGCCTGGGACGTGTATCGACAGGCGCTTCCGGTGATTCTCGTCAGTCTCGTTGCCGGCCTGTTTGCCGGCACGATCCTGGGTAGTGAAACGATGCGAAACGGGATCGAACGCGTCCCGGGAATTCTCGTTCTGTTGCCCGCGTTTCTGGCGACTCGAGGCGGCGTCTACGGCTCGCTCGGTGCCCGACTCTCGAGCGGACTCCACCAGGGACTGATCGAACCCCGGTTCACCCTCGATACTCGCCTCTCGAACGCCATCGTCGCCTCGTTCATCAACGGCATGGTCGTCTCCGTGTTCATCGCGGTCGTCGCGTTTTTCG of the Natronosalvus vescus genome contains:
- a CDS encoding DUF58 domain-containing protein gives rise to the protein MRLSRRGWAALGVIAFCLLMGAQFGSRALDAVVAPLVLILAAGVVTAYRTTRPEIDRLPIEEGYPNERRTVELAVEVETPLSATVVDALPDGVSAVDGRNAVETTLLDGEPIRYEIDLESRGQHAVGPLTVTITDLFGLVERRFRYAQTSDVLVYPRVYDLRGGAKHDLQLLRDAVGRYDREEFDHLREYERGDSLRDIHWKSAAKRADGELVVKEFVADGRVGSVELTAECTPGYADDLATAVASVATYLLREEVAVGVALPEATLEAETGERHQLEMLRRLAVLEPGEADDRARTGADVLIQADTTGVVVIVEGHEIPFERLSGRIDPDTVAGRGADESATSREPGSSDDRSNAGTGTGVSAHA
- a CDS encoding M23 family metallopeptidase, producing MAEYHAHGCTDTEHTGSCGQPADMDWVETKIDRRKLTLTPEEFEERAREHARVPEDENPGGDGLSRRSVLGKAAGVAAAGLAAPVVLSGNVAAHGTDEPIYTTSNLNIRDHPSLGGNVVKTAEEGTGMIIDGGPWDNDGYRWWQVRINGCGNDNSRVTGYCAEDWTAHPNFSYGTWGYVSSIWGDDRSHGYHRGIDIANDSGTAIFSSRQGTVTYAGWASGYGNVIYIDHGGGFETRYAHLSNFHVNQGDWVSAGQRIGDMGCTGNCSGPHLHFEVRVNGSDQNWPQVRHAQQWLNTAIPRDWGLGAVYPGYPY
- a CDS encoding AAA family ATPase, with translation MSTRKRLVVVCGLPGTGKTTVAGELTDRLEADLVRTDVVRKDCFPDPDYTPEETRATYEETLSRAATTLEQAGVAVVDGTFRRESLREQARAVAEAADARFDLVRVTCETDVVRERIAEREGDASDADFSVYTLLESEFEPPEESHHSIDNSGSLETTLEQLSAICATLEARAP
- a CDS encoding transglutaminase domain-containing protein; translation: MSTDSRTVPRTVSTSLEETVDASVFRTLALAGMIVLTGAYVHVLADITRTVGGTQSLYLLVLTMAVTATVLAHAIQPRTALAIGLGAGAIGFLYYLEATGHGAGAMILQADTFLSDTITLATGMSILQMVEAGIWTLGFAPGPVFLSWYLVMRERYALSVVPGGIALVFLVLTTDATTGVTVVGVVGGIAAVGFGELDHRGGTIAQADVLAILFAVIVVLSMTITFVPGGAASPTFLVDSGPSTLDGAIDSDPDRTSISGSVDLSPEVHFTVVSEEPTYWRTGVYDRYTGDAWVRSGPDDSYNTAGLPTPEGEYDTVRQTVTIERQLHVMPVSPHPTAIEGDIAEHVSVTDHGQPMPDGPVIEGDTYNVESAVIRADPEELTNAGTDYPEHVTDYYLQTPETLSSEFETATADIVGDAETPYEKAVAIEQHFHDEYDYSLEVDRPGGNAAEEFLFEMDEGYCVYFATTMAQMLRAEEIPARYVTGYTSGQQVDDHEYVVRGLDAHAWVEVYFPEHGWVAFEPTPSSERDTTHQERLEQAREDGEANVDTDTSEDVPADGIEDEEPDIPEPDDDFEDIIDQNDSDSNQSSPGMTPGYEGLDPGGEGGTTDGSDLLEPSDPGSGLPDSDAGTDGAEEEDEGIPVAPGDLLLGVALFIGVAAGVRRSGVPSLVNREVRLYWHGFRADPVADTERAYDRLEVLLARRYRPRKRGESPRQYLESLRLFGTVDPRARRVTKLYEQARYGGGVDREAADEAVSLVSELAREQTPVVGRLWR
- a CDS encoding YqjF family protein, whose translation is MVVSLHMGWRHLLFANWPVDPALVEPAVPDALTLEAFDGAAWLSVVPFTNVDVRPRVAPAGIGIGLPELNLRTYVRYGANPGVYFFSLDADGLLAVLGARLFHHLPYYYASIDIRASSGRIRFRSRRRHPGSRPVHFRASYEPTGTAFHAAPGTLASFLTDRRRYYTEAQDGTLRYAEIDHEQWPLYDVDVVLEENTLFEANGFTKPDGEPRYLYSPGVDTVASRSKWLE
- the trmY gene encoding tRNA (pseudouridine(54)-N(1))-methyltransferase TrmY; translated protein: MRHFVLLAHDVPIDGEFSLDDLAGGAGRLDAIARSITASFVTSHGIRTDVRVHVVVRDQFTITFDGAELRRLNPDERSTAALVRNALEQREEAIGALPAEPGPGIELYRRGFEATLEQVGSAGTVVQLYEDGEAIVDVSPETLVDPVFVLSDHHDFTDEEANVLETAVDRRLRLGPTVLHADQAITVAHHYLDTDGYAQF
- a CDS encoding HVO_A0556 family zinc finger protein — translated: MAATNGDGRQLLSALEGRRCPSCRAGSLVRDRYKGNLAALCEECGTPQAQLW
- the prf1 gene encoding peptide chain release factor aRF-1, giving the protein MSQEGDQEGSDRKKYEFRKVIEDLNNFEGSGTQLVTIYVPEDRQISDVVAHVTQEHSEAANIKSKQTRTNVQDALTSIKDRLRYYDNFPPEKGMVLFSGAVDSGGGQTEMVTRVLESPPQPVESFRYHCDSDFLTDPLEYMLEDHGLYGLIVLDRREANVGWLKGKRIEPVKSASSLVPGKQRKGGQSAQRFARLRLEAIDNFYQEVAGMANDLFVPKRHELDGVLVGGPSPTKDEFLDGDYLHHEIQDTVLGKFDVSYTDESGLKDLVDNAGEALADAEVMKDKTQMERFFKELHSGELATYGFEQTRTNLVMGSVENLLISEDLRKDVVTFDCGDCGNTDYELIDRRKATPSHSCSECGSDVEATEDDREDAIEHLINIAEQRGTETKFISTDFEKGEQLYNAFGGVAGILRYNTGV